The genome window GGCGTTCGACGAGGACAAAGTGTACACTTACGCCTTCCACAAGGACACCATACAGGGTCGAGACAAATCCCCCAACTCTAAATCAGTTCATTTACTTATTCATGAATTTTAGCTCACAGTCCATGAGCATGTTCTAGTGTTCCTAACCTCCTGGTAAAGGTAACCATGTTTTGGGCTGAAATATACTGTTACAAAGGGATTTTCCGTATGTATGCGACCTCGTATCATTACACAGTGACAGCAGGGCATTGTTAAATGCAACAGCAGAGTTCAGACAGTATGGACTGAGAGCAAATGAATgtttgcattcatttaaaagTCATTCTTGGGGCGCCAATAATTTTGGCACGTATATTACTAAGAGAAAATACTACTAAAAAGGAGTTCTAATGCGAATTATTTTCGTTAGAACAAAGATAAATAGTTTCCGAGTGGAAATAAACTTTtgaaatattgtgtgtaatgtttattgttttgcGATCGTTTTTGCACATGATcacgaagggtgccaataattctagagAAAActgtatctgtttgtttgtttgtttgtttgtttacactgCGCTAATGTAAAACGAATATCCCCGTCTCTCTCAGGTTCGAAGGTGATTCTGGCGGGTGCCACCAAACTGCCGTTTTCCCACAAGCCCTTGCTGTTGTATAACGGCGAACTGACGTGCCAGACGCAGAGCGGCAAGACAAGCAGCGTACTTCTGAGCACACACTCTTTCCTTAACAGCACACAGACGAGCAGCAGCAAAGAGCAGCTCCAGTCCCAGCTGCAGCAAGCCATCAAGATCaagaagtacacacacacacacacacacacacacacacacacacacacacacacacttttatttatattacttaTTGCCTCCAAGGaaatatttagaattttttggtgtgtgtgcgcgcaggtTCTCAGCGGCGTGGTCTTTGTGTTCAGCTCTGGGCAGGACCGAGGCCTGGGCGGAGCTGGGCAGGGCGTGTCTCCATCACATGGAGGTGGAGTTGGCCATCAGAGTGTATCGAAGCATGGGCGATGTGGGCATGGTGATGTCACTGGAGGACATCAAGGTGTGTATAggggccacgcctctttcactgacagacacagaggccatgcctccttcattaGGTCTGACAGacacaggccacacctactttaTTAGGTATGACAAAtaaaggccacacctacttcattAACTCTgacaaacacagaggccacacctccttcattaggtctgacagacacagaggccacacctccttcattaggtCTAACAGACACAgttgccacacctccttcattaggtCTGACAGTCACAGAGGCCACTCCTACTTTATTAGGTCTGACagtcacagaggccacacctactttaTTAAGTATGACAACTAAAGGCCACGCCTACATCATTAGATCTGACGaaacataggccacgcctccttcattaggtctgacacacacaggccacgcctccttcattcgGTCTGACACACACAGGTCACGCCTCATTTTTATAAGTAATGTTCTCTTGTTCTTAGGGAATAGAGGATCAGAATCTGCTGGCTGGACATCTGGCAATGTTCTGCAACGACTACAACCAAGCTCAAGACCTTTACCTGGCTTCCTCGTATCCGATGGCAGCACTGGAGGTCTctcgagcacacacacacacacccacacacacatacaaactaaGTGGCATTTCAAAGCATATATAATACTGCTATAATGGTGTGgttgaactgtgtgtgtgtgtgtgtgtgtgtgtagatgaggAGGGACCTGCAACATTGGGACAGCGCTTTGCAGCTAGCTAAGAGGCTAAATCCTGATGAAATCCCTTTTATATCTAAGGAATACGCCATCCAGCTGGAGTTTGTGTAAGCTTTTCCTTGTATAAATGCAGCAGTTACATTAAACGTTTATAAAAACTCGCCACGCATGCTGTAGGACTCCGGTAGTTCATCGTTTTTCATTGTGCTGGTGTTTTTGGTTATTTAGTGGAGATTACACAAACGCCCTGGCTCACTATGAGAAAGGCATCACTGGGGACAACAAGGTAAGAGCATTTTCTAGTATTTCCAATGCTGAAATCCTATAGAGAGttaaaacattgtgtgtgtgtgtgtgtagttccaGGAGCATGACGAGAGTTGTTTGGCTGGAGTGGCCCGCATGTCCATCAGGATGGGAGACATCCGCAGAGGAGCCAACCAAGCCATCAAACACCCGAGCAAAACGCTGAAGAAAGAGTGCGGCGCCATCTTGGAGAGCATGaaggtgggtgtgtgtgtatgtggtatAAGAgtataaaacactccaggacgtgctgttatagctCTGACTTTCTTTTCTGGGTTTAATTTTCCCCGCAGCAATATTCTGAGGCGGCACAGCTGTACGAGAAAGGCCAGTACTATGACAAGGCAGCTTCTGTCTACATTCGCTGCAAGAACTGGTAGAAAATAACACGACCTGGCTAGGACATGCACACGTACAGTATTTACAACCGTTAATGGCCGAAGTCGTATTTTCTGGGGTCGTGTGAACTTTTGACCTCTGCGTTTCAGGGCAAAGGTTGGAGAGCTGCTGCCCCATGTGAGCTCTCCCAAAATTCACCTGCAGTACGCTAAGGCCAAGGAGGCCGACGGAAAGTATGTGCATCAATTACGCTCTTCAGAAAATAAATTCGTTGTCTAAAACTtcttatcgtgtgtgtgtgtagatacaAAGAGGCCGCGATGGCCTACGAGAGCGCCCGGGATTGGGACAGCGTGATCCGGATCCTCTTGGAGCATCTTAATAATCCAGAGGAAGCGGTCCGGATCGTGCGGGAAACCCAGTCCGTCGACGGCGCCAAGATGGTGGCCAGGTCTGAGAGACGTATTAATAACATTTGCACTTAAACGAATCAATTAGCTCTagattgcccctaggtgtgaatgagcttgtgaatgtgtgtgtgtgtgtgtgtgtgtgtgtgtgtgtgtgaattctcCCACCTCGAAGTTGAGCACTTCCTGAGGACGAACGGAACAGATGTAAGTTCGATCCCATTAACATCTGTATGGCCTGCAGGTTTTTCCTGCGTCTGAGCGATTACGGCTCAGCCATCCAGTTCCTGGTGATGTCGCACTGCAGCGACGAGGCCTTCCAGCTCGCCCAGCAGCACAACCAGATGGAGGTGTATGCTGACATCATCGGTGAGGTCACGCTCGGCTCCTGGTCCGGTTTAGCGGTTCACACGAGGGGGGGAAATAAAACACCACCACCGGTCCTGTGTTCCAATTCGCCTGCTTACACTAACACGTCGTGTAACGGACATTTCCTTTACACGTCTCTAAAACACGTACTCGTCCGACCGTATTTGCAGGTTGAATTCGGCGACGCAAACTGTCACAAgtctcctccctccctctctccttccctcctgCAAGGAGTTGTGGGTAATATTACTACCAGGAATAGTAGAACATCCGGGTACCTTTGGGACACTCGTTTCAATATACTACAATTTAGGACGCACTAATTCTAATCTTGGGTACTATTGAGGACGGATTGTAGGCGAATTTGGACGCAGCATGGGTCTTTTATCGTGTTCGTCCGTCCGGCTGCCTGACCAGCTGTCTTTTCCCCCGTCTGTccatatttctgtctgtcttgtcTTCTCGTCCATCTGGGCTgtccatctttctgtctgtcttatGAACCTGCCTGTCATTATACCCATCTGTCCGTCCACCAGTCggtgtcgctctctctctctctgtctctcggcCCGTCCGCTCATTCGTCTGTTCTGTCCATCTATCCGATAAAGACAAACACCAGACGCATCAAGCAGTCTGTCTTGAACCGTGTTGTGCGCGTGTGTGTCGTCGCCAGGCTCCGAGGCCAGTACGGAGGACTACCAGAGCATAGCGCTTTATTTCGAGGGAGAAAAGAAGCACCTGCTGGCTGGGAAGTTTTTCCGGAAGTGTGGCCAGTACAGCAGGGTGAGTGTGCTCTCGCTGTCCTCGTCATTCCGTCCCTCTTGACTCTTGTTTTTCAGGCTTTATTGCATTCAGAGGAATCTCTAatcttctttttcatttttttctttctttcccctcaGGCGCTGAAACACTTTCTGAAGTGTCCCAACACTGACGATAACGTGGCTATAGAAATGGCGATTGAGACGGTAAGGACATGACTGACGTCGGTGGTGGTGAAAGGTATTACAACGAAGCGAAGAACGCATACCCGGTCGAATTTCACCTTAGTTTTAAACGTCCCGCAGTTCTAGTCTAGGATACAGACGTGAGAGTTATAAACACAACAGGAAGTTCCCGAATTCGTCTCGAAGCTAATGATTTCGAAatttttggttttattaaagaacgacacgtcaTACTCTTTACCCGTTCATCCTTACGTTCAGTGTTTGGGGAACAACATTTCTTTCAAAGTGAAAAAAGACTCGGGATGTCCCCGAGAAACCACATCCATCTAAAGACTTTCCCACTGAAGGAAAAACGTCCGAGTGCTAACGCTCCTCGAGACGACTCCTGACAGGAAACTTTACAACCAAGCTTTGGGAATAGCAGTAGATCTAATCGCGTTGTTTGATTGACTGACTGCGACTTGCGTGTTGTTAGAACTTGTGTATGTTCACAGATTGGAGAAGCTAAAGACCAGGCTCTGAGCAATCAGCTGATCGATTACCTCATGGGAGAGAGTGACGGTATACCGAAGGTAAAACACACGATTAGTGACTAATATTCAATAACTTTTCATTACAATGTGCcttttttgaaataaataaataaacaaaaaaaacagttatgGATAATTCCACCAAAAATGCTATGTGGCTAACACGAAGTACCGTAGAAGCTAGCAGGATATGAAATGCAGCAGTTATTTTCCCAGCTTCCAGTGTTCCGAGGTCCCTATATTCCCAGACGTCTAGCGTTGTTTACCGGTCCATATTTCCCCCTATGCTTCCAAGATcctattataaatatataatgttttaagGTGTTCTGATGACCCCTTAGCTGTGACATTAAGATAGCACATCGTGCTGAAAGAACCCTAGGACGCTGAGATCAGACACACGCCCGTCTTTCTAGCCACTTCCTTGCTAGCTGCAGTATGTTAGCATGTTTAGCCGAACTGTTCATATTGTGTTCTTGTTCATTTTGTAATAACTCTCATTCATGtcatctttgttttgttttgcttctgtCGCTTTCTGCATGTAGTCTCTCTCTGTGAGTAGAACACCGCTGTGCTGAAACAGCACAagccaatgtgtgtgtgtgtgtgtgtgtgtgtgtgtgtgtgggtgtgtttcaCCTGCTCCATGTTACACGTATATTATAGCTCGTACCCCATAGCTTAGTCCTATGATTCGCTAGTTCCTGTTTGAGTTCATTCTAGTTCAAATTGATGAGCGTTTTATTAAATCAGCCGAGGTCGTAGTGAGAGCAGGAACTAAACGTAAACACTAGCGTTTTGAGACAAAACAACACTGACACCAGTGTGTTGTTTGGCTGTACGTAGGAgtagtttagtgtttgtgtacCGTATGATTGGGCTAGAcagctgctctgtgtgtgtgtgtgtgtgtgtgtgtgtgtgtgtgtgtgcgcagatgattggctgattgtttgtgtgtgactcCTGCCTTTCTTTCCTAGGACGCTAAGTATCTATTCCGGCTGTACATGGCGCTCAAACTCTACAGGGAGAGCGTAAGGACGGCCATCATCATCGCCAGAGAGGAGCAGACAGCAGGTGTGTGACAAAATATTTATTCCAGACTCAGGGTCCGATTAAAATAGAAGAGAATgcgtaaaaataaaataaaaaaattatatatatatatatatgcaatcTAGGTTTCTTGAATAACATTCTCATCGCATCATTATAAGCTACTTGAAGTCTctctaagctaagctaagctaagcttgCTATCCTATAGTTAGCCATCTTCGCTCCATCTGTACGTCAGCCCGCGTGTACGTCACGCGGCGTCGCCTTGCGGTACACGGAACATAAATCGAGGAGCTGCTGAAGACCAGCACTACTAGGACTAAAGACCATGAGATCATCTGCGCACACGATATGGTTCAGTGAAAGATTTCCAATCGTACGTCCAGCGATACAGGCTTTCGGGCATTTCAAAGGCTGTAGGTGCGTTAGCTAGCGTCTTTCTTTCCTCTCAGTGTGTTTAAAGTGAGGTGAGAGGGCGTGGTAAGATGAACGGCTTTGTGCGACGTTTTCTACACGTAGCTCAGGCTGTAGCTACGGCGTTGATGTGCATCAGACCACCTTAAAAATACTTAAACatatgttaaaataataatctgttcaaataaatacatctaACAGTCCAGATATTCAATCTGCTTATGgtactgatttgtccaccccgtgtgtgtgtgtgtgtgtgtgtgtgtgtgtgtgtgtgtggtaggtaACTACAGGAACGCCCATGACGTCCTGTTCAGTATGTACATTGAACTtcagaataataatattaagaTCCCAGCTGAGATGGTCACCAACCTGATGATACTACACAGCTACATACTGGTGAAggtaacgcacacacacacacacacacacacacacacacacacacacagctgatgaGATATTTTCAACACCCAGTCTTTCATCTGTGCGGTTGTGTGCTGGTGGTTAATGTGATGAGCAGAAATGTCATACGTTTGTCAGATACACGTGAAGAGAGGAGACCATCTGAAGGGAGCACGCATGCTGATCCGAGTGTCCAACAACATCAGCAAATTCTGTACACGtgagtctgtctctctcacacgcacacacacacgcacacacagtcatgCAGATGGGTGACAGATTAAAGTAAGGCTGCTGCCAGAACAACGTCAGTGTGTCTATAGGTTCGACAGTCTctggaactgtgtgtgtgtgtgtgtgtgtgtgtgtgtgtgtgtgtgtgtgtgtttcagacgtCGTTCCCATCCTGACGTCAGCGGTCATTGAGTGCCATCGTGCCGGATTAAAAAATTCCGCTTTCAGCTTTGCAGCGATGCTGATGAGGCCCGAGTACCGCAGCCAGGTCGACCCCAAATACAAGAAGAAGATTGAGGCCATGGTCcggtaagacacacacacacacacacacacggttctgCTTTCGCAGGTGACTATGCTTTCGCTCAGTTTTGTTTGCTTGCCATTCTGCTTTTGcaggtttgtttgcttttgctAATTTCCTTTCGCTTGCTATTCTGCTTTCGCAGGTTTGCTCGCTTTCACTCATTGTCTTTCGCTTGCTATTCTGCTTTCGCAGGTTAGTCTGTTTTCGCTCATTTCCTTAAGCTTGCTATTCTGCTTTCGCAGGTTTGCTCGCTTTCACTCATTGTCTTTCGCTTGCTATTCTGCTTTCGCAGGTTAGTCTGTTTTCGCTCATTTCCTTAAGCTTGCTATTCTGCTTTCGCAGGTTTGCTCGCTTTCACTCATTGTCTTTCGCTTGCTATTCTGCTTTCGCAGGTTAGTCTGTTTTCGCTCATTTCCTTTCGGTTGCTATTCTGCTTTCGCAGGTTTGCTCGCTTTCACTCATTGTCTTTCGCTTGCGATTCTGCTTTCGCAGGTTAGTCTGTTTTCGCTCATTTCCTTTTGCTTGCTATCCTGCTTTCGCATTTCAGTTTGCTTTCGCTGGTGTTCTTTTTCAGCAGGTTAGTTTGTTTTCGCACACTACCTCGCTTTCACTCGCTTGCTTTCTCATGATCTCCTGCTTTCGCAGGTGAGTTTGCCTCCAATTTCTAGATTTGCTTTTTCTCGTTTGCTTTTGCTCGCTGTTTTGCTTTCCACTCTTCAGACTTCCGCTGTGTTTACTGACGCCTTTTCTGTGATTTCTGCTTacgggttttatttatttatttgtttgtttgttttccctgGTACCCTTTTATTTGCTTCTAGAACTGCGTGATGCTTTacttgtatataaatatttcactacagaatgccGTCTCTCGGTTGTATTGATGCCGTACGATTAGTTATTGGCCGCAAATTTCACCTTCGGTGTTTATAATATTAGTTACAACACGTTATTTCTAGATTTAATATGTCTGGCACAATTTTAACTCCCATTAAACTCCCCTATCATGTTCGGCAGGGACAGCAAAGACCCTACGGACCTATGCAGATTGATAAGTAGCGCTGTCTCCAGCTCGTGGTGTAGGGCACAGCAGGTTGTGAAAAGTTCAGCAGATATTCAGAAATCCACCTGCACCTCGGGTAATAGTGCTAGAATAAGAGAATGAAGACGTTCTATTGATAGGTCtgactttctgtgtgtgtgtgtgtgtgtgtgtgtgtgtgtgtgtgtgtgtgtgtgtgtgtgtgttaagtcGGCCGGACACGTCTGAGGTGGAGGAAGAGAGCTCTCCATGTCCGTACTGTGGCTTCAGCCTGCCTGAGTGTGAGCTGCTCTGCCCTGGCTGCAAGAACAACCTGCCCTACTGCATCGCTACGGTACGCACTCGggtttaacaaacaaacaaacaaacaaacaaacaaacaaacaagccgTTTTACGTGTGGGTTTATGTGTGACAAACGTATAGCTGAAAATCTATCAGCTGTATCTTAAAGTTGACTCTCAAGTTTGCTTTCGCTCAGACGGTCGCTTTCAATTTTAAGCTTGCTTTCGCTCGCTTTCGCTTCGAATGTGGTTCCGCAGAGTTGCTCTCGAGTTTGCTTTCACAGTTTAGTCTGCTCGCTTGCTTTCTCTCGCTCGCTTTCTTTTGCGCACTTGGGTTTTCCTACTCGCTGCTTTCACACGTTCGTTTGCTTTCACTTTCAAGTTCGTTCTGATTTTGCGCAGTAGTACGCTCTCACTTGCCAGGTTGCcgttctttgtttgtttgcttgctttcgCAGGTTAGGTTACCTTTGCTTGCTGGATTGCTTTCGCTCATTTGTGTGCTTTCGCTTTCGCAGATTAGTCGGCTTTCAGTCAGTTGTTTGCGTTCGTGGCTTCGGCGTGTTAATCTGCTTTCGATTACTAATTTGCTGTCGctcacttttttttgctttcgcAGGTTAGTTTGCCTTCATTTGCTAGTTTGCTTTTGCTTTTTCCGATTACTAGATTGCTTTCGCAGGTTGGGTTACTTTCgatcgatttaaaaaaaaaaaaagtttgctttcCCTCACTATTTTCAATTTAGTTCGCTTTTTCTTGTTAACTTGAATTCGCAGGTTAGTTTTCTTTCGACCTGCAGGATTGCTTTCGCTCACTTTGCGTTCACTCACTGATATGCTGTTGAAAGTCCGGTTACTTTCACCCGCTAGATCGCTTTCACGCAGTCCTTTGCTTCTGCGCCCACAGTGTGTTCGCTCTTTGCCAGCTCGTGTCCTCCCGGCTGTTTGCTTTTGCTTTTTCGTTCGCCATCACTGAGTAGTTTGCTTTTTCGCACGTTAGGTTTCTTTTGCCCACTAGTACGTTTGGCCCTTTAGGTTGCCGGGTCCTCTCGACTAGGTGTCTTCTGATCATCAGTTTTGctttcgcttttttttttttggttattgttgtcttctctctctctctctctctctctctctctctctctctctctctctctctctctctcagggtcgCCACATGGTGAAGGACGACTGGTGCGTGTGTCCACACTGCAACTTTCCTGCTCTGTACTCTCAGTTCACACAGTACGTCCCATCACCTCTCTCATCCATCCGCCCAACAGCTCAAAATATTCTACGCGAACGACCTACAGTGTATGTAAAGTGTAAACGTGCGGTAAATTCAAACGCGAGCGCCGTCTTTGAAGCTCCGTTCACACGAACGTGACACGAATATGATGCCGTGTGACTTCATAGGCGGGCCTACGTTGACTTAACATgtagctataaacggataaaaaactgatgtttctttaataaatgatcgTCGTTGGTAACTTGCTGTGCTGTGAGAGGAATAGAACGATTCGGGGTGGTAACGGCAACTCCGCGTCACATCAGGCCGCGTCACACCATCCCAGTGTTGATTGTTTCTCCGTAACAGCACAGCGCCTGAGTGTTTAATTCAATGATATAGCAGATAAATGTGCCTACATTTAAGATGTTTCCAGTAAGATATGTTTAGCAGTGACATTttgacctctgtgtgtgtgtgtgtgtgtgtgtgtgtgtgtgtgtgtttgtgtgtgtgtgtgtgtgtgtgtgtgtgctacaggcTGTTGGAGACCGAATCGATGTgtcctatgtgctctgagagcGTGAGCACGAGTCAGCTGGAGAAGATTTCCGACTGCTCCAAATATCTGCAGCAGGACCAGCATGagccctaacacacacacacacacactcacactctcacacacacacgcacacacgtacgcacgcacgcacgcacacacgtcTTACTAATCCATTTTTATCCTTACTAgcgtttatttatatatatatatatatatatatatatatatatatatatatatataaaatttttttttaagcgaaaagtgcacacacacacacacacacacacacacacacacacacactcacttgcaTATCTACAGtcacagtgcatccggaaagtattcacagcgcttcactttctcCGCATTTTGTTATGTCGCAGCGTTATTCCAAAATAGAttcagttcattattttcctcgaaattctacaaacaacaccGCATGATGACAACGTGAaggaagtttgtttgaaatctttgcaaatttattaaaaaagcacatgtagaTAAGTactcacagcctttgctcagtactttgttgaagcagctttggcaccgattacagcctcaagtctttttgagattgatgctacaagcttggcacacctatttctgggcagtttctcccattcttctttgcaggatctcgagctccatcaggtcggatggggagcgtcggtgcacagccattttcagatctctcagGATCtctcaagtctgggctctggctgggtcACTCAAGGACACTCACACTCAGGAGTCGTCCTGTAGACACTCCTTTGTTGCGTGCTTAGGATCGTTGTCCTATTGGAAGATGAAGCTTCgctccagtctgaggtccagagcgctctggagcaggtcttcatcaaggatgtctctgtacattgctgcatttatatttccctcgatcctgactagtctcccagttcctgctgctgaaaaacatccccacagcgtgatgctgccaccaccatgcttcactgtagggatggtattggacaggtgatgagtggtaactggtttcctccagacatgacgcttgccattcaggccaaagagttcaatctttgttttgATCATGATCTgtgagtccttcaggtgccttttggcaaactccaggcaggctgtcatgtgcctttta of Ictalurus punctatus breed USDA103 chromosome 29, Coco_2.0, whole genome shotgun sequence contains these proteins:
- the wdr19 gene encoding WD repeat-containing protein 19 isoform X1, which codes for MKRVFTLSEKAWSGSCLQYKWQKSLGNYLAVAGPDNSVKIFDRHGQKMNEINLPGRCISLDWDKDGDTLAVIAEKSSSVHLWDANVNKTSQLDSGMRSVDQLSFLLWSKTGPLLAVGTSKGNLLIYNQQTSRKIPVLGKHTKRITCGCWSSQNLLALGSEDHNITVSNHEGDTIRQTSVRADPADIQFSVMKTDERSSPGESTVSVAVGKATLFLFNLNDPDNPIELAFQERYGNIVSYRWYGDGYIMIGFSHGYFVVISTHIREIGQELFQAHNHKDSLSSIAITQALNKAASCGDNCVKIHDLTDLKEMDAIVTLDEETKGLDQICWTDDGQLLAVSSQQGRLHVYLTKLPILGHSCGTRIAYLTSLLEVTVANQVEGEAAVTVAVEVEPNFIAVGPYHLAVGMNNRAWFYSMGDRGVERLKDTEYLGTVASLCLNCDYAAALFEGKVQLHMIEGEDQDVQEDRQTKLFPDPDQKYRILSHALSTEFLFYGTDTGLIQCFYIEDWQSVNEYRHQVAVRKIFPDPNGTRLVFIDDESDGFLYSPVDGSLFEIPDFSSTITGVLWENSVSDKAVFVAFDEDKVYTYAFHKDTIQGSKVILAGATKLPFSHKPLLLYNGELTCQTQSGKTSSVLLSTHSFLNSTQTSSSKEQLQSQLQQAIKIKKFSAAWSLCSALGRTEAWAELGRACLHHMEVELAIRVYRSMGDVGMVMSLEDIKGIEDQNLLAGHLAMFCNDYNQAQDLYLASSYPMAALEMRRDLQHWDSALQLAKRLNPDEIPFISKEYAIQLEFVGDYTNALAHYEKGITGDNKFQEHDESCLAGVARMSIRMGDIRRGANQAIKHPSKTLKKECGAILESMKQYSEAAQLYEKGQYYDKAASVYIRCKNWAKVGELLPHVSSPKIHLQYAKAKEADGKYKEAAMAYESARDWDSVIRILLEHLNNPEEAVRIVRETQSVDGAKMVARFFLRLSDYGSAIQFLVMSHCSDEAFQLAQQHNQMEVYADIIGSEASTEDYQSIALYFEGEKKHLLAGKFFRKCGQYSRALKHFLKCPNTDDNVAIEMAIETIGEAKDQALSNQLIDYLMGESDGIPKDAKYLFRLYMALKLYRESVRTAIIIAREEQTAGNYRNAHDVLFSMYIELQNNNIKIPAEMVTNLMILHSYILVKIHVKRGDHLKGARMLIRVSNNISKFCTHVVPILTSAVIECHRAGLKNSAFSFAAMLMRPEYRSQVDPKYKKKIEAMVRRPDTSEVEEESSPCPYCGFSLPECELLCPGCKNNLPYCIATGRHMVKDDWCVCPHCNFPALYSQFTQLLETESMCPMCSESVSTSQLEKISDCSKYLQQDQHEP
- the wdr19 gene encoding WD repeat-containing protein 19 isoform X2, producing MKRVFTLSEKAWSGSCLQYKWQKSLGNYLAVAGPDNSVKIFDRHGQKMNEINLPGRCISLDWDKDGDTLAVIAEKSSSVHLWDANVNKTSQLDSGMRSVDQLSFLLWSKTGPLLAVGTSKGNLLIYNQQTSRKIPVLGKHTKRITCGCWSSQNLLALGSEDHNITVSNHEGDTIRQTSVRADPADIQFSVMKTDERSSPGESTVSVAVGKATLFLFNLNDPDNPIELAFQERYGNIVSYRWYGDGYIMIGFSHGYFVVISTHIREIGQELFQAHNHKDSLSSIAITQALNKAASCGDNCVKIHDLTDLKEMDAIVTLDEETKGLDQICWTDDGQLLAVSSQQGRLHVYLTKLPILGHSCGTRIAYLTSLLEVTVANQVEGEAAVTVAVEVEPNFIAVGPYHLAVGMNNRAWFYSMGDRGVERLKDTEYLGTVASLCLNCDYAAALFEGKVQLHMIEGEDQDVQEDRQTKLFPDPDQKYRILSHALSTEFLFYGTDTGLIQCFYIEDWQSVNEYRHQVAVRKIFPDPNGTRLVFIDDESDGFLYSPVDGSLFEIPDFSSTITGVLWENSVSDKAVFVAFDEDKVYTYAFHKDTIQGSKVILAGATKLPFSHKPLLLYNGELTCQTQSGKTSSVLLSTHSFLNSTQTSSSKEQLQSQLQQAIKIKKFSAAWSLCSALGRTEAWAELGRACLHHMEVELAIRVYRSMGDVGMVMSLEDIKGIEDQNLLAGHLAMFCNDYNQAQDLYLASSYPMAALEMRRDLQHWDSALQLAKRLNPDEIPFISKEYAIQLEFVGDYTNALAHYEKGITGDNKFQEHDESCLAGVARMSIRMGDIRRGANQAIKHPSKTLKKECGAILESMKQYSEAAQLYEKGQYYDKAASVYIRCKNWAKVGELLPHVSSPKIHLQYAKAKEADGKYKEAAMAYESARDWDSVIRILLEHLNNPEEAVRIVRETQSVDGAKMVARFFLRLSDYGSAIQFLVMSHCSDEAFQLAQQHNQMEVYADIIGSEASTEDYQSIALYFEGEKKHLLAGKFFRKCGQYSRALKHFLKCPNTDDNVAIEMAIETIGEAKDQALSNQLIDYLMGESDGIPKDAKYLFRLYMALKLYRESVRTAIIIAREEQTAGNYRNAHDVLFSMYIELQNNNIKIPAEMVTNLMILHSYILVKIHVKRGDHLKGARMLIRVSNNISKFCTHVVPILTSAVIECHRAGLKNSAFSFAAMLMRPEYRSQVDPKYKKKIEAMVRDSKDPTDLCRLISSAVSSSWCRAQQVVKSSADIQKSTCTSGNSARIRE